In Parasegetibacter sp. NRK P23, a single genomic region encodes these proteins:
- a CDS encoding TlpA disulfide reductase family protein has translation MTYSFKTALLYSAISRLVAGILLCFPTTVKAQSSVKGTLQMVKRSDTTITLLYSPPSLLRLPENIRAAVVYKHENDYHYCAAPLFKNGDNFKSVVKLPAKVIAVVAAVTDQKGMVLDNNETGYRPSVFEKGASIPMQTYAETVELLSDYAWRILKLNRKSAEEAIISIYQQVFKDYPELKKNDPDFRYYLRLMYSRNQDSMRPVLYQLADSLSTLSKNEKNWGNARFIYKLLGEKYAYEQLERKTITQFPNGTIAQDIFLDSLERSTNDTESTVLAKLQYYIQTFPDTSERKKYVFYNKILHLQLDQLRSEKLIEYEELINKPAVVANSYEYYAEALLTQEKPSKNKIHFAGVLLQRAIRMVEKQLQNSLPEQNDGTLNTSYQKLLYQYVQYHISEKRFDSAFHFAESMAATGIPMNEEMYNTYLTVTEQVKSPEYAYQFLLQNINNNEYARFNLQHLKRLSAVPGKSGKEADSLRVLLVQKINQQQRDKVLKQMGNFHMRKFALQNLNGDSVTTKALKGKTIVLDFWASWCRPCLATIPAMKQYIDQYENDSTVAILLIDTYEFDTPENTIAQAKKIINDKKYFGRVLIDQQHRIARLYHIESVPQQIVIAPSGEIFSVGETDDLRTLIEVSKGI, from the coding sequence TACAGTAAAGGCCCAATCCAGTGTGAAAGGAACATTACAGATGGTGAAACGATCCGATACCACCATTACGCTTCTTTATTCACCTCCGTCATTGCTACGGTTACCTGAAAACATCAGGGCTGCCGTAGTCTACAAACACGAAAACGACTACCATTATTGCGCTGCGCCACTCTTTAAAAATGGCGACAATTTCAAAAGCGTAGTAAAGCTGCCCGCTAAAGTTATTGCCGTAGTGGCAGCAGTAACTGATCAGAAAGGAATGGTTCTGGACAACAACGAAACAGGATACCGGCCATCTGTTTTTGAGAAAGGGGCAAGCATCCCCATGCAAACTTATGCTGAGACGGTAGAATTACTCAGTGACTACGCCTGGCGTATCTTAAAATTAAACCGAAAATCAGCAGAAGAAGCCATCATCAGTATATACCAGCAAGTATTTAAAGATTACCCTGAGTTGAAAAAAAACGACCCGGACTTCAGGTATTACTTAAGGTTAATGTATAGCCGCAACCAGGATTCCATGCGACCAGTCCTTTACCAACTTGCGGATTCACTTTCAACCTTGTCAAAAAATGAAAAAAACTGGGGAAACGCGCGATTCATTTATAAACTGCTGGGTGAAAAATATGCTTACGAGCAGCTGGAAAGAAAAACAATCACCCAATTTCCAAATGGAACTATTGCCCAGGATATTTTTCTGGATAGCCTGGAAAGAAGCACCAATGATACAGAAAGTACAGTTCTAGCAAAACTTCAATACTATATTCAAACGTTCCCGGACACATCGGAAAGAAAGAAATATGTTTTCTATAATAAGATTCTACACCTGCAACTTGATCAACTTCGAAGTGAAAAATTAATTGAATATGAGGAGCTGATCAATAAACCTGCTGTTGTAGCCAACTCATACGAATATTATGCTGAAGCGTTATTAACACAGGAAAAACCATCGAAAAATAAAATACATTTTGCAGGCGTTCTCCTTCAACGTGCCATTCGAATGGTTGAAAAGCAGCTTCAAAATTCGCTTCCAGAACAAAACGATGGAACACTAAACACTTCATATCAAAAATTACTGTACCAATACGTCCAATACCACATTAGCGAAAAACGCTTTGACTCCGCATTTCATTTTGCAGAAAGCATGGCGGCAACGGGCATTCCGATGAATGAAGAAATGTACAACACCTACCTTACGGTAACAGAACAGGTAAAGAGCCCCGAATATGCTTACCAATTCCTGCTGCAGAACATCAACAACAATGAATATGCCCGGTTCAACCTTCAACACCTGAAGCGCCTTTCAGCCGTTCCTGGAAAATCCGGTAAAGAAGCCGACTCGCTGCGCGTTCTCCTCGTTCAAAAAATCAACCAGCAGCAACGAGATAAAGTGCTGAAACAAATGGGAAACTTCCACATGCGGAAATTCGCACTTCAAAACCTAAACGGAGACAGCGTTACCACGAAGGCGCTGAAAGGAAAAACCATTGTGCTGGACTTCTGGGCAAGCTGGTGCCGCCCCTGCCTTGCCACTATACCAGCCATGAAGCAATACATTGACCAGTATGAAAATGACAGCACGGTGGCGATATTACTGATCGATACATACGAATTCGATACACCGGAGAACACAATCGCCCAGGCGAAAAAAATAATAAATGACAAGAAATACTTCGGCCGTGTTTTAATTGACCAACAGCATAGAATAGCCAGGCTGTATCATATTGAATCCGTTCCGCAACAAATAGTAATTGCACCATCCGGAGAAATATTTTCAGTTGGAGAAACAGATGACCTGCGAACGTTGATTGAGGTTTCAAAAGGGATATGA